TGGGAAGCGTAGACTTCCTCTATGGGATCTTCGCCTAGTGATTCGAGCGATTCTTCAACCGGATTATATCTGCGATATCTTTTGACTGCATAGTCGTATATATCATCAAGGCTTACGGAAGAGGCGGCAATTTCCCTCAATGCAATCACGGATACTTTATCGTTATCGCTCCGTACAGTGATTTTGTCACCAGAAAGAATCTGTCGCGCTCGCTGTGACGCCATAACAACCAAGTTAAACCTGTTTTTAATGTTCTTTGCACAGTCCTCAACAGTTATACGAGCCATTGCTTCACCTTAAAATTAGGTCTTAGTCTAGCAAAAACTGGCCCGAAAAGACAAGCTTAAATTACGCGCATGTTTTAGATGAGTTGAGCTTTATAGTTCTATCTTGATAATTTGTCTTATTTCTGTAAGTTACATTTTAGGTTATGCATTATCATGAATGAAAATCATCACCTAGTCTAAAATTGCAAATCTTG
This is a stretch of genomic DNA from Holosporales bacterium. It encodes these proteins:
- the rpoZ gene encoding DNA-directed RNA polymerase subunit omega translates to MARITVEDCAKNIKNRFNLVVMASQRARQILSGDKITVRSDNDKVSVIALREIAASSVSLDDIYDYAVKRYRRYNPVEESLESLGEDPIEEVYASHAGLDEDSILAEGDSGQTNVPDTAKTNDQGE